One Mya arenaria isolate MELC-2E11 chromosome 5, ASM2691426v1 genomic window carries:
- the LOC128234551 gene encoding semaphorin-5A-like has translation MGEKLEAPCATPRCLLWCAIISLCLAAHQAPEFPREFDFRYISYDDLISESPVFKSEDIVDYAELLVDVKRNQLVVGARNVLFRLDLDDLTVLQEVSVAPTSEEYRDCLATQEKAKCHNFIRVLLLHNYTQTNLDSTEESAFYVCGTNAFKPICSWRKVTDLSVVLEKEAGLGRCPYDPSHNSTAIITSDGESYGATNLGPDDRDPAIYRKEGRQSKALRTAQSNSLWLNEPEFVSSYEVDDEVFFFFREFADEFINCGKRVYSRVARLCKADQGPMFEHTWTTFFKARLNCSRPGEFPFYYDEIQNTFMLEEGDQKLLYAVFNTPMNSIAGSAVCVFNMTAFNSSFNGPFKFQDKPQSAWVPVEQTEKLTQCPERREQSKRSNEVLKMQESKFQLMDQAVQPDMLGPLIQAQNERWTHVIVDDVLAKAPLEGGLKVVSIKVIFVATDDGRVRKLAHIPGATEPCMIEEVKIVPNGDHKPVKAMKLAPDKMAIYISTQQTVLKIPVHRCSRFINIDLCLNARDPYCGWDTDKNECTVAPEGQPAIHYWRQGLTGCPFVHHPVNGVWSEWSLWQQCSQVGGDTTSGDCLCRSRSCDNPAPFYGGQSCPGASVEVTNCTAHGQWTDWTEWSTCFQSCGSTAIRRRHRYCSNPPPRFGGRACVGNDNEDEYCPGNPPCPLPPVQRTWTMWADWSECSANCNGGFMTRRRTCSLPEPSADMSIPCNGNNQELRMCNTKPCEELTKHTSWTPWVITNRTRGGHFEQRHRFTCKANVTSSNMIRSVPSTPDTRFCIDGGHCHQTGEIKSAEIDTHSPIDRVLRHYCKRRKRMFRHFCKCRTLGIFLICQKCGYG, from the exons ACTTGATATCAGAGTCACCAGTGTTTAAGAGTGAGGATATCGTTGACTACGCAGAGCTGTTGGTGGATGTGAAACGTAACCAGCTTGTGGTGGGGGCACGGAATGTACTGTTTCGTCTGGATCTGGACGATCTGACCGTTCTACAGGAGGTGTCCGTTGCCCCGACCAGTGAGGAGTATCGAGATTGTTTGGCCACCCAGGAAAAG GCAAAGTGTCACAACTTTATTCGTGTGCTGCTGCTGCACAACTACACACAGACAAACCTTGACTCGACAGAGGAGAGTGCCTTTTATGTATGTGGGACCAACGCATTCAAACCCATCTGTTCATGGAGAAAG GTGACTGACCTATCTGTTGTCCTAGAAAAAGAGGCTGGTCTGGGTAGATGTCCATACGATCCAAGTCACAACTCCACGGCCATCATCACGAGTGACGGGGAGAGTTATGGGGCCACAAATCTGGGGCCAGATGATCGTGACCCCGCTATTTATAGGAAAGAGGGACGCCAGTCTAAGGCACTCAGGACAGCGCAGTCCAATTCATTGTGGCTAAACG AACCGGAGTTTGTGTCATCTTACGAAGTTGATGATGAGGTGTTCTTCTTTTTCCGAGAGTTTGCCGACGAGTTCATCAACTGTGGCAAG CGTGTGTATTCACGTGTGGCTCGTCTCTGCAAGGCTGACCAGGGTCCCATGTTTGAGCACACGTGGACGACGTTCTTCAAGGCTCGTCTCAACTGCTCCAGGCCCGGAGAGTTCCCCTTCTATTATGATGAGATACAGAACACTTTTATGCTGGAAGAGGGTGACCAGAAGCTTCTCTATGCAGTTTTCAACACACCCAT GAACAGTATTGCAGGTTCTGCAGTGTGTGTATTCAACATGACAGCATTTAATTCCTCATTCAATGGTCCATTCAAGTTCCAGGACAAACCTCAGTCCGCCTGGGTCCCTGTTGAACAAACAGAAAAACTTACACAA TGTCCAGAGCGTCGTGAGCAGAGCAAGCGCTCCAATGAGGTTCTCAAGATGCAGGAGTCCAAGTTCCAGCTGATGGACCAGGCCGTACAGCCGGACATGCTCGGACCTCTTATACAGGCACAGAACGAACG ATGGACGCATGTGATAGTGGATGATGTGCTGGCAAAGGCCCCGCTGGAAGGGGGGCTAAAGGTTGTCTCCATCAAGGTCATCTTTGTCGCCACAGATGATGGGCGTGTCCGGAAACTTGCCCACATCCCTGGGGCTACGGAGCCTTGCATGATTGAGGAGGTGAAAATCGTGCCCAACGGGGACCACAAACCGGTTAAGGCCATGAAGCTGGCACCTGATAAG atGGCCATTTATATTTCGACACAgcaaacagttttgaaaattcCTGTACATAGATGTTCTAGGTTTATTAATATTGA TTTATGTTTGAATGCGCGAGACCCTTACTGTGGCTGGGACACAGACAAGAATGAATGCACAGTCGCGCCGGAGGGTCAGCCAGCTATTCATTACTGGAGGCAGGGCCTCACTGGCTGCCCATTTGTACACCACCCAG TGAATGGTGTATGGTCGGAGTGGTCCCTATGGCAACAGTGTTCCCAGGTAGGGGGAGACACCACATCTGGAGACTGCCTGTGTCGTTCCAGGTCATGTGACAACCCTGCCCCTTTCTATGGGGGTCAGTCTTGCCCTGGGGCCAGTGTTGAGGTCACTAACTGCACAG CCCATGGTCAGTGGACGGACTGGACTGAGTGGTCAACATGTTTCCAGTCATGCGGTTCCACAGCCATCCGGCGGCGTCACCGCTACTGCAGCAACCCCCCACCACGATTTGGTGGCAGGGCATGTGTCGGCAATGACAACGAGGATGAGTACTGCCCTGGTAACCCTCCCTGTCCAT TGCCGCCTGTGCAGCGAACGTGGACAATGTGGGCAGACTGGAGCGAGTGTTCTGCTAACTGTAATGGGGGATTCATGACACGCCGGCGCACATGCTCTCTGCCGGAGCCCTCGGCAGACATGAGCATTCCATGTAATGGCAATAACCAGGAACTCAGAATGTGCAATACTAAACCCTGTGAAG AGCTGACTAAACACACTTCATGGACCCCATGGGTTATTACCAACCGCACCCGAGGCGGACATTTTGAACAGAGACATCGGTTTACATGTAAAGCTAATGTGACAAGCAGTAATATGATTAGATCAGTGCCATCAACACCTGATACAAGATTTTGTATTGATGGCGGACATTGTCACCAAACAGGTGAGATTAAAAGCGCTGAAATAGACACGCACTCACCCATAGATCGTGTTCTTAGACATTACTGCAAGCGTAGAAAACGGATGTTTAGACACTTCTGTAAGTGTAGAACGCttggaatatttttaatttgtcagAAATGTGGGTATGGATGA